One part of the Theropithecus gelada isolate Dixy chromosome 5, Tgel_1.0, whole genome shotgun sequence genome encodes these proteins:
- the MOB1B gene encoding MOB kinase activator 1B isoform X2 codes for MSFLFGSRSSKTFKPKKNIPEGSHQYELLKHAEATLGSGNLRMAVMLPEGEDLNEWVAVNTVDFFNQINMLYGTITDFCTEESCPVMSAGPKYEYHWADGTNIKKPIKCSAPKYIDYLMTWVQDQLDDETLFPSKIGVPFPKNFMSVAKTILKRLFRVYAHIYHQHFDPVIQLQEEAHLNTSFKHFIFFVQEFNLIDRRELAPLQELIEKLTSKDR; via the exons TGGTAGTCGCTCTTCTAAAACTTTTAAACCAAAGAAGAACATTCCAGAGGGTTCTCACCAGTATGAGCTCTTAAAACATGCAGAAGCCACACTTGGCAGCGGCAACCTTCGGATGGCTGTCATGCTTCCTGAGGGGGAAGATCTAAATGAATGGGTTGCAGTTAACA CTGTGGATTTCTTCAATCAGATCAACATGCTTTATGGAACCATCACAGACTTCTGTACAGAAGAGAGTTGTCCAGTGATGTCAGCTGGCCCAAA ATATGAGTATCATTGGGCAGATGGAACGAACATAAAGAAACCTATAAAGTGCTCTGCACCAAAGTATATTGATTACTTGATGACTTGGGTTCAGGACCAGTTGGATGATGAGACGTTATTTCCATCAAAAATtg GTGTCCCATTCCCAAAGAATTTCATGTCTGTGGCAAAAACTATACTCAAACGCCTCTTTAGGGTTTATGCTCACATTTATCATCAGCATTTTGACCCTGTGATCCAACTTCAGGAGGAAGCACATCTAAATACATCTTTcaagcactttattttttttgtccaG GAATTCAACCTTATTGATAGAAGAGAACTTGCACCACTCCAAGAACTGATTGAAAAACTCACCTCAAAGGACAGATAA
- the MOB1B gene encoding MOB kinase activator 1B isoform X1 — MEGATDVNDSGSRSSKTFKPKKNIPEGSHQYELLKHAEATLGSGNLRMAVMLPEGEDLNEWVAVNTVDFFNQINMLYGTITDFCTEESCPVMSAGPKYEYHWADGTNIKKPIKCSAPKYIDYLMTWVQDQLDDETLFPSKIGVPFPKNFMSVAKTILKRLFRVYAHIYHQHFDPVIQLQEEAHLNTSFKHFIFFVQEFNLIDRRELAPLQELIEKLTSKDR; from the exons TGGTAGTCGCTCTTCTAAAACTTTTAAACCAAAGAAGAACATTCCAGAGGGTTCTCACCAGTATGAGCTCTTAAAACATGCAGAAGCCACACTTGGCAGCGGCAACCTTCGGATGGCTGTCATGCTTCCTGAGGGGGAAGATCTAAATGAATGGGTTGCAGTTAACA CTGTGGATTTCTTCAATCAGATCAACATGCTTTATGGAACCATCACAGACTTCTGTACAGAAGAGAGTTGTCCAGTGATGTCAGCTGGCCCAAA ATATGAGTATCATTGGGCAGATGGAACGAACATAAAGAAACCTATAAAGTGCTCTGCACCAAAGTATATTGATTACTTGATGACTTGGGTTCAGGACCAGTTGGATGATGAGACGTTATTTCCATCAAAAATtg GTGTCCCATTCCCAAAGAATTTCATGTCTGTGGCAAAAACTATACTCAAACGCCTCTTTAGGGTTTATGCTCACATTTATCATCAGCATTTTGACCCTGTGATCCAACTTCAGGAGGAAGCACATCTAAATACATCTTTcaagcactttattttttttgtccaG GAATTCAACCTTATTGATAGAAGAGAACTTGCACCACTCCAAGAACTGATTGAAAAACTCACCTCAAAGGACAGATAA